The DNA sequence CAGTAATAATAGTACTCATCCTGAGCTTCTTATATCATAAATTTGGTCTGAAACGAATCCAATATCAACGTTATTTTAGTGAAGTGGCAGTTTTTGAAGGTGAGCAAGTAGAAATGATTGAAGTGATTAGTAATAAAAAGCTATTGCCTCTTCCTTGGTTAAGGCTAGAATCAAAGTTTAGTGCTAATCTACAATTTGAAAAACAAAATAATATTAATATTATTGATGAGCGTTTTCATCGAAGTGTTTTTAGCTTAAGGCCCTTTCAGAAAATCACTCGCCGTCATAAAATTAAATGTGCTAAAAGAGGATATTTTCATATAAAAACTGTCGGGATGACATGTGGTGACCCTTTTGGTTATGGAAGTAATACCGAAACTGTCCATGTAGCAGCTGAAATTTTAATCTTCCCGAAAATAGTGCCGATCAAGGAGATGCCTTTACCTTCTAAAAGCTGGCAAGGTGATTTAATTGTTAGAAGATGGATTATGGATGATCCTTTTATTATTGCAGGAGTTAGAGATTATACTTTTGGTGACCCAATGAAATCGGTGAATTGGAATGCTACAGCCCGTACAGGCCATTTGCAAGTAACAAAAAACGACTATACAGCAGATCACCATTTAATGATCTATTTGAACTTTGACCTAACAGAAGATATTTTCATGCCTATAAAGGATGAAATCCTTATTGAAAAAGGGATTTCGTACGCTGCTTCTATTGCTGAACATGCTATTTCTCAAGGAATTCCAACAGGTTTTGGTTGTAATTCTTATACGAAAGATAGAGATGGAAAGTTTAAAATAATTAAAGACTCAGTACGTAGGGAGCCAAGTAATGGCAATAGTCACTTACATTACTTATTAGAAACGATGGCAAAGCTACAAATGGACAGAAGTAAAAACTTTAATCAATTTTTAAAAGAAGACATTGAAAATAAAAGAACTGGAATGGATATTTTAGTAATTACTGCTATCCTTACAGAAACAATGGAAAGAAATATTCACTTATTAAGATCTTTAGGTAATTCCGTAGAAGTATTCATGCTTTCTCATCATACAGTACCGGAAACGGATACGCTAAACGAGGAAGGTGAACAGTATGCTTAAAAAAATGCAGTTTATATTACAAAAGTGGTTTCAAGGCGCATTTGAATTAATTGCGGTTTTACCTTTACTCCTGATAATATGGATTTATTTCGTCCCATCGGAAACGTTAATATTAGCATTGATAACAATGATGTTTTGTAGCCTAATGGGAATATTGCTAAGGCATTTACTAGAGAATAAAAGGAAATGGGTATACTTAACATTAACCGTTTTACTGAGCAGTATAGTATCTATTTTATTATTTGAGAGCTTTATAGTTCCTTTAATAGTAAATTGGCTATTTATTTATAGAGGAACGTTGTTTATTGAACGAGAATGGGATAGTATTTTTCCTGTCCCTTGGATGTGGGTTAGTGTCTTTGTATATTTTTTAACTTACTTTATATTTACCTCAATGGAGTTACCGTTCGTTAACGTGATTTCATGGTCTGGCGTCATCATGGTTATATTGACCTTATTTATTAGTAATAATAGACAATTAGTTGCAGCAATGATGTCTGATGATAAAAAGACACAATTAAATCATAAATTGAAAAATCATAATCGTTTATATATTATAGGTACTTTAATTGTAATCGTCATTTTCGCAAACTTTAAAATGATACATGAATTTTTATTTAATATCATTGCTAAAGTAATTTCATTTTTTGTTTACCTTTTGACTTTAATTTCCTTTGATGATGATGGTGGACGTGGTCCTGAAGAAATAGGAGCAATGCCAATTCCAGAAGCTGAGGAACAATCTAGATCAATCATTTCAATTATTTTAGAGTATTTATTAATAGCTTTAGGTTATATTTTTATTATCTTTGTTGTTATTTTTTTACTAATCGTACTCTGGAGAGAATCAAAGCGTGTCCTAAGTAAATTTTATAATTGGATAGCAGTTTTTATCAATAAAATTGTTGGGAATAATGTTACAGAAGAAGACGAAGGTATATACGTTGATGAAAAGGAGAGCTT is a window from the Evansella cellulosilytica DSM 2522 genome containing:
- a CDS encoding DUF58 domain-containing protein, producing MSIGWLIATTVIIVLILSFLYHKFGLKRIQYQRYFSEVAVFEGEQVEMIEVISNKKLLPLPWLRLESKFSANLQFEKQNNINIIDERFHRSVFSLRPFQKITRRHKIKCAKRGYFHIKTVGMTCGDPFGYGSNTETVHVAAEILIFPKIVPIKEMPLPSKSWQGDLIVRRWIMDDPFIIAGVRDYTFGDPMKSVNWNATARTGHLQVTKNDYTADHHLMIYLNFDLTEDIFMPIKDEILIEKGISYAASIAEHAISQGIPTGFGCNSYTKDRDGKFKIIKDSVRREPSNGNSHLHYLLETMAKLQMDRSKNFNQFLKEDIENKRTGMDILVITAILTETMERNIHLLRSLGNSVEVFMLSHHTVPETDTLNEEGEQYA